The sequence below is a genomic window from Rhodanobacteraceae bacterium.
ACGTCCTTTGACGTATTCTTCACGAATGAATACTTTGCCGAATTGCCCGAAGTGCAACTCCGCCTTCACCTATGAAGACGGCCCGATGCTGGTCTGCCCCGAATGCGCCCACGAGTGGTCGCCAGGCGCCGCCGAGACGCCCGCCGAGGCCACCCGCGTGGTGCGCGATGCGGTCGGCAACGAACTGAAGGACGGCGACACCGTCACCGTGATCAAGGACCTCAAGGTCAAGGGATCGTCCTCGGTGGTCAAGGTCGGCACCAAGGTGCGCAACATCCGCCTGGTGGACGGCGACCACGACATCGACTGCAAGGTCGACGGCATCGGTCCAATGGGCCTGAAGTCCGAATTCGTCAAGAAAGCGAACTGAACTCGCAAGGGCGGGCACAGGCGATTGCCCGGCGGCTGGGCGGACCAGATACTCCGGGGCCCATCCGCTGCCCGGAGTCGACCATGCGCCCTGCCCTGCTCGCCGTTGCCCTCGCCATTGCAGCGAGCGCTCCCGCGCATGCGCTGACCATCGCCTGCGGAAAAGTCTTCGACGCCGAGAGCGCGAAACTGCTCGGCCCGCACCTCATCGAGGTCAAGGACGGACGAATCGCCGCGCTGAAGCCCGGCAATCCGGCGAAAGGCAGCAAGTTCATCGACCACGGCAAGCAGGTCTGCCTGCCCGGCCTGATCGATCTGCACACGCACATCAGCAACATGGAAGCCGGCGCCGCGCGCTACGCCGAAGGTTACCGCCTGAATCCCGGCGACTACGCGCTGCGCGGGGCACTGAACGCAAAGAAGACCCTGCGCGCCGGCTTCACCACCATCCGCGACCTGGGCGACACCGACGGCGCCAGCATCGCCGTGCGCAACGCGATCAACGAGGGCATCGCCGAAGGCCCGCGGATCTACACCGCCGGCAAGTCCATCGCCACCACCGGCGGCCACGCCGACCCGACCAATGGCACGCGGCGTTCGTTGGCAGGCAAGCCCGGCCCGCGCGAAGGCGTGATCAACAGCGCCGACGAGGCCTATACCGCGGTGCGCTACCGCTACAAGGAAGGCGCCGACCTGATCAAGATCACCGCCACCGGCGGCGTGCTCTCCTACGCCAAGAACGGCATGAACCCCCAGTTCAGCCAGGAGGAAGCCAATGCCATCGTGGCAGCGGCGAAGGACTACGGTTTCGCCGTGGCCGCGCACGCCCACGGCAAGGAAGGCATCCGCCGCGCGATCCTCGCGGGCGTCACCAGCATCGAGCACGGCAGCTACATGGACGCCGAGCTCTACCCGCTGATGAAGGAGCACGGCACCTGGCTGGTCCCGACCCTGCTTGCCGGCGCCTGGGTGGGCAGCAAGGCCGACGAGCTGCCGCCGATCGTCGCCGCCAAGGCGCGCACCATCGGCCCGCTGCTGGCGAAGAACTTCAAGCGCGCGGTCGATGCCGGCGTGAAGATCGCCTTCGGCACCGACACCGGCGTGTCGCCGCACGGGCAGAACGCGAAGGAGTTCAAGCTGATGGTCGACGCCGGCATGCCGGCCAACCTGGCGATCCAGAGCGCCACCCGCAACGCAGCCGAGGTCCTGGGTCTGAGCGCCGACATCGGCTCGCTGGCCCCCGGCCATTACGCCGACATCCTGGTCGTCGCGGGAGATCCGATTGCCGACGTGACTGTGCTGGAGAAGCCGGTCACCACCTACAAGGAAGGCGTGGCCTATCCGCCGCTCTGATCGATCTCTTGCCAGCAGCGAGGGCAGATCGCCGACAGAGTCGGCTCCACAGGGATGCAGCAGGCGGACTCGCTGGTTGTTGCTTGATGGTTGTTGTTTGTTGGTTGTTGTTTGTTGGTTGTTGGTTGTTGGTTTGTGGCAGCGACAGCCGGTAGCCGGGGCCCGGTGGGAGCGGCTTCAGCCGCGATCTTCAGTCGTTGCCCGCGGTTAGACGATCGCCGACCGGAATTGCCCCCACGGGTCCGCCGCAGCGCCGGGACAGCACCGATTGCCTGCTTTTCTCTGCGTTCCTTCGCGTCCTTTGCGTCTCTGCGTTGAACTGTTTTCCGTTGCCAGCGGCCCGGGTGTTGCTTTCCGCACGACCGCCCCCACTTCGCCAGCTACCTTTCCGGAGACCCGCCATGGCCGACTCAGCCCATATCTTCAACGCCACCCAGGACAACTTCGAGATGGACGTCCTGGAGGCCTCGTTCACGACGCCGGTGCTGGTCGATTTCTGGGCGCCGTGGTGCGGCCCGTGCAAGACCCTGATGCCGCTGCTGGACAAGATCGTTGGCGAGGCGAAGGGGGCGCTCAAGCTGGCCAAGGTCAACACCGACGAAGAAATGGCGCTGGCCGGCAGCTTCGGCATCCGCAGCCTGCCGACGGTGGTGCTGTTCAAGGACGGCCGCCCGGTGGACGGCTTCATGGGCGCGCAACCGGAAGGCGCGATCCGCGCGCTGCTGGCCAAGCACCTTGGCGCACAGCCGGCCGCTGCGCCTGAGCCGGAACCCGAGCCGGAGGCTGACCTCGATGCCGAGGACCTGGGCGCGCTGATCGTCAGCCTGCAGGCCGCAATCAAGGCCGACCCGAAGAAGGCCGAACTAAAGGCTGAACTGGCCGACGTGCTGCTCCGCGCGGGCGAGGTCGAGGAGGGCGTCGCCCTGCTCGACAAGCTCCCGGGCGAAGCCCAGGAGCACGAGATTGCCCGCCGCGCGCGCGCCCGCCTGGGCTTCATCCAGGCGATTGAACACGCGCCGGGCGAACAGGCGCTGCAGCAGGCCATCGCAAATGACGGCGGCAACCTGCTGGCGCGTTACCAGATCGGCGCGCGCCTGCTGCTTGGCGGCCAGTACGCGGCCGCCATGGACCAGTTCCTGGCCGTGCTCAAGGCCGATCGCAAGTTCAATGACGACCTCGGCCGCCGCGCGCTGCTCGACGCCTTCCGCGTGGTGCCGGACGCTGACCTGATCGGCGACTACCGCCGCAAGATGACCAGCCTGCTGTTCTGAGCGTCTTCACCGCTGCGCCCGGGGTCCGCGCGCAGCGCCTTCCCCGGGGTGCTCGCGGCGACACCGGGTGAGCCGCCGCCCCGGCACGCCGGGTCAGCGGCTGCGGCGATCAGCTCAACCCGAGTTGCTTCAGCAACTGCGCCGGCTGCGGATCGTCGGGATAGATCTGCGCCATCTGTGCAAGCAGTTTGCGCGCGCCTTCAAGATTGTTGGAATGGGTGGCCAACACGCGCGCCAGTTGCAGCCCCGCCGCCAGATGCTCGGGGTGCGTGCGGTGCTGCTTGAGGAATGCCAGCAGCAAGCGCGAGGCGAGGTCGGAGCGCTCCGCGAAAGTGAGCTTTTTCGCGACGGCGAGCACACGGTCCGGCAAATCCATCAGGAACTGCGGCTGCAGCGCCATGCCCTGGTCGACCAGCCAGGGCAATTCCCCCGGCTTGCTGGCGCTGGCCCATTCGACCGCCAGCGGCGCCAGCTCGCGCGCCAGCGCCTCGGGCTGTCCCAGTTGCTGCATCAGCGCGGCCAGTTCCGCTTGTGACCGCAGCCGCGAACGCACCCAGTTGGCAAGGCGGCGCGCCGCGATCTCGGCGCCTTCCTCCGCATGCACCCGGGCCAATTGCTCGGCCAGGCTGACCGCCGGTGCGCTTGCAGGCGCTGCCTCCGCGGCTTGCTCCAGCGACGACTCGAGGTCCTCCTCGACGCCGAGTTCGGGCAGGTACACGCGCTCGATGACGAACCAGAACGGCAACAGCAGCAGCATCGTGATCGCGCCAAACACGATCACGATGCCCCAGCCGGCGCGCACCACCAGGCCCGCCAGGCCGTTGGCGATGACTTCCGCGCCCATCCACAGCACGCCGATGGCCACCGCCGACAGCGCCCAGGCCGGGATCGCGATCGCCAGCAGGTCGCGATTCACGCGCTGGAAACTGTCGACCAGAATGTCGCCGATGGGTTCCTCGCCACGGATGGCGCGGATCTGCGTCACGGCCGACAAGGTCGCCAGCCAGAAGCCGATCGGCGAGAACAGCCACAGCACCAGCGGAACCGTCCACCAGCCGAAGGTGCCGAACAGCCACATGCCGAATTCGATGAACGAGGGCGACTTCGCCAGCGCCATCAGCATCGCGCGCAGGATCCACGCCAGCACCAGGCCGAACAGCAGCCAGAAGCCCATGACCAGCGCCAGCCGCTCGGCAATGCCCTGGGCGGGTGTCACGCGAGCGAGGCCCCAGGGCTGTCCTTCGGCGCGAACCAGCGCGATGTAGCCGGCGGCGCAGAGCGCGGCGGTGACAGCCGAGCCAATCACACTGTCGACAATCTGGCGCCAGGCACCGGCGCGGCCGATGCCCGACGCCATCAGGTCCGGCCAGAGCCAGATGAACACGCCGTAGCCCAGCGCCACGGGCAGGATCCGCATCCAGTGGCGGGCCAGGACCTGCCAGCTGGGCAAAATCCAGTGCCAGAGCCAGGTGCCCGCCAGCGCAGTGTCAAAGGGATGCTCGCCGGTACGCGCCGCCAGTGTGCCCATCGACCACCCGATGTCTGCCCCGTTGCGACCAGTCTAGCCCGGCCGCCGCAGGAACGGTCGCTCAACCACCGGGACACCTGCGCGCGAGCACAGACAAGGGATGCGCCGCCGGAATCGACGCTGCGGCTGATGCGCCTCCCACTGCAGGAGGATGCGCTCGCCCGGGCGCCGGATGCACACGGGGCGCGCCTCGCGCATGATTCGGCCATGCCTACCCGTCGCCGCGGCCTGCGCCTGCAACTGACCTTGTTCTACATCGCGCTGTCGGTGCCCGCGCTGCTGCTGATCGAACAAATCATGCTCGGCGTGCAGTTCCAGCGCTGCCTGTCCGAACTGGACGATGGCCGCGTGCAACGCGTGCTGGCGCGCGAGGCCGGCGCGCTGGCCGAGGCCATGGCGCGCGGCATCGCCCAGCCCGAGGTCGACCAGCGTCTGCGCCGTTTCGTGCTGGAACTGGAGCGCCCGCGCGAGAGCCTGGGAACGCAGGCAGCCTATGTACTGCTGGAACTGGCGCCGCATCCTTTCGCGGTATCGCTGCTTGCACCCGGCGCTCCCGCCCTGGCGCCCGCAACGGACGGCATGGTCCATCGCCGCTGGAGCGCCTCGCTGCCCGGCCAATCGGGCACCCTGGTGCTGGATCTTGCGGTACCCTCGCCGTGGGATCCCTTCGGCCGCAAGCTGAGTTTCGAGTGGCCCATCGCCGTCGCCTATCTCGCGCTCTTCCTGGTCGGCTCCGCCTGGTTCCTGCGCCGCCGGGTGCTGGCGCGCATCGCGCGCATCGATGCGGCCGCGCAAGCTTGGGCGCGCGGCGATTTTGCGCCGCATCTGGTCGATCGCAGCAGCGATGAACTGGGCCAGCTCGCGGCCGACCTGAACCGCATGGCCGCTGACCTGAAAGCGCTGTTCGCCACCCGCGCGCAGCTGGCCACGCTGGAGGAACGCCGCCGGCTGGCGCGCGATTTGCACGACACGGTGAAGCAGAAGGTGTTCGCGCTGTCGCTGCAGCTGGCCGCGGCGCGCGAGGGCAGCGCCGATGGTGCGCGCCAACAGCAGCGCCTGGCTGAAGCGGCGGCGCTGGTCGAGGAGATCCAGCGCGAGCTTGCCGACCAGCTGCGCGAACTGCGCGAGGATGCCGGCGCGGCCGAGGACCTGGTTCCCGAGTTGCAGCGACGCCTCGACGATTTTGCGCGGCGCAGCGGGCTGGCGGTGCTGCCGAACCTGCCGGCCCAGCTGAGCCTGAAGCCGGCGCAGACCGAATCCGTACTGCGCATAGTTGACGAGGCCCTGGCCAATGTCTGGCGCCACAGTGGCGCCTCGCATGTACGCCTGGACCTGCTCCGCAGCGATCGCTGGGTGGAACTGGTGGTCGCCGATGACGGCCGCGGTGGCGCGCGCGAATCGCCGCTGGGAATGGGCATCGGCAATATGCGCCAGCGCGCCGCCGGACTGCCCGGCGGCGAATTTGCGCTCGACAGCCGGGAGCACGGCACTACCGTGCGCATGGGGTTCGAACTGGAGGCAACGGCATGAAACTCAGGGTCTTGCTGGTCGATGACCATGCGGTGGTGCGCCAGGGGCTGCGTGCTTACCTGGAGCTGCAGCCGGACATCGAGGTCTGCGGCGAATCCGGCAATGCCGCGCACGCGGCAGAACTCGCAGGGCGGCTCAGGCCGGACGTTGCGCTGGTCGACATGGTCATGCCCGGAGGCGATGGCATCGAGGCCACCCGCGGCATCCGCAGCGCGAGCCCGGCCACCCAGGTGGTGATCCTGACCTCGCTGACCGATGAAGCCAGCGTGCGCCCCGCGCTCGAAGCCGGGGCCGTCAGCTACCAGCTCAAGGATGTCGCCGGTCCGGAACTGGTCGAGTGCATCCGCAGCGCCGCCCGCGGCGAATCCCGCCTGCACCCGCGCATCGCCGCCAGCCTGGTGCGTACCCTGCGCGGCGACCACAAACCCGACCCGCTCGCCCACCTCAGCGCGCGCGAACGCGACGTCCTGCTGCTGATCGCAGACGGCCTGTCCAACCAGCTCATCGCCGACCGCCTTGGGATCGGCGAAGCCACCGTCAAGACCCACGTCGGCAATCTGCTGGCCAAACTCGAACTGGCCGACCGCACCCAGGCCGCGGTGTGGGCGTGGCGGCATGGGCTGGTGCCGGGGTGAGAGTCCCGGTCGCCCTGGCCGGTGCGCTTGTTCGCGCATCGAACTGCAGGGCACGAGGCCACGAGGGCACGCGAGAGTCGGTTCGGTGCCAAGGAGCGCCTTTGCGTGCCCTCGTGCCCTCGTGCCCTCCGAATTACCTTTTCTAAATCAATGCCTTGCGACAGGCTCGGCGAGAGCAGGCCTTGGTTTGGGATTCAGTTTTCGGTCGTCGGCAGCGATGCCGGCTGGCCGGATCTCCTGTGGAGCCGACTCTGTCGGCGGTCTCTCCCGCTGCCGCCGGGAAAGACCAGCAAACCCCGCGACATATCGCGCGGCTTCACGCTGGCCGATAGCGAACCGTCCGGCCCAACTGCGGAAATCGCGCCGGCGCCGCACCGACAGCCCGGCGAGACCAACCCGGCGCCCACAGGTGCGCCGGGTCGGGAATCAACTCAGCCGGTTACTTGCCGGCGCCAAAACGCGCGCGGCAGCCGCGATCCACCCACAAGCCACGCCGCGGCGAGTAGCCCCATGAGACGCCCTCGACACATGGCTGGCGCGAGTACTGCTCCAGCAAGTACGGCTGACCCTGACGCTGATCCCAACTGCACAGGGCATAGCGGCCGTCGAGGCTGGCGCATTCGGTGGTGAACGCGTCGTAGCGGTCCGGATCGTAGAATCCACCGCTGGAACGATAACCCTCGGCGAACACACCGCCGCAGCCGCGGTCAACCCAGATCACGCCCGGGCGCTGGCCCCAGGTACGGCCTTCGACGCACAGGCTGCTGCCGCTGAGCTGACGCAGCATCACCGCGACGCCGCGGAACGCGACATTGCATTCGCGGTATCCGCGCACGCTGCTGCAAGTGATTTCGGGCAACTGGCCGACTGCAACCGGCGCGCCCTCGATGAAGCGCGCGCGACAGCCTCCCGAGACCCAGACCACCCCCGGGCGGTGGCCCCAGTTGCGGCCTTCGACGCAGCGTGTCGAGGACAATTGACGCTCGATCGTCGGCACATTACGGAAACCGGTCAGGCATTCGCGATAGCGACCATC
It includes:
- a CDS encoding alkylphosphonate utilization protein encodes the protein MNTLPNCPKCNSAFTYEDGPMLVCPECAHEWSPGAAETPAEATRVVRDAVGNELKDGDTVTVIKDLKVKGSSSVVKVGTKVRNIRLVDGDHDIDCKVDGIGPMGLKSEFVKKAN
- a CDS encoding amidohydrolase family protein, producing the protein MRPALLAVALAIAASAPAHALTIACGKVFDAESAKLLGPHLIEVKDGRIAALKPGNPAKGSKFIDHGKQVCLPGLIDLHTHISNMEAGAARYAEGYRLNPGDYALRGALNAKKTLRAGFTTIRDLGDTDGASIAVRNAINEGIAEGPRIYTAGKSIATTGGHADPTNGTRRSLAGKPGPREGVINSADEAYTAVRYRYKEGADLIKITATGGVLSYAKNGMNPQFSQEEANAIVAAAKDYGFAVAAHAHGKEGIRRAILAGVTSIEHGSYMDAELYPLMKEHGTWLVPTLLAGAWVGSKADELPPIVAAKARTIGPLLAKNFKRAVDAGVKIAFGTDTGVSPHGQNAKEFKLMVDAGMPANLAIQSATRNAAEVLGLSADIGSLAPGHYADILVVAGDPIADVTVLEKPVTTYKEGVAYPPL
- the trxA gene encoding thioredoxin translates to MADSAHIFNATQDNFEMDVLEASFTTPVLVDFWAPWCGPCKTLMPLLDKIVGEAKGALKLAKVNTDEEMALAGSFGIRSLPTVVLFKDGRPVDGFMGAQPEGAIRALLAKHLGAQPAAAPEPEPEPEADLDAEDLGALIVSLQAAIKADPKKAELKAELADVLLRAGEVEEGVALLDKLPGEAQEHEIARRARARLGFIQAIEHAPGEQALQQAIANDGGNLLARYQIGARLLLGGQYAAAMDQFLAVLKADRKFNDDLGRRALLDAFRVVPDADLIGDYRRKMTSLLF
- a CDS encoding tetratricopeptide repeat protein, producing the protein MGTLAARTGEHPFDTALAGTWLWHWILPSWQVLARHWMRILPVALGYGVFIWLWPDLMASGIGRAGAWRQIVDSVIGSAVTAALCAAGYIALVRAEGQPWGLARVTPAQGIAERLALVMGFWLLFGLVLAWILRAMLMALAKSPSFIEFGMWLFGTFGWWTVPLVLWLFSPIGFWLATLSAVTQIRAIRGEEPIGDILVDSFQRVNRDLLAIAIPAWALSAVAIGVLWMGAEVIANGLAGLVVRAGWGIVIVFGAITMLLLLPFWFVIERVYLPELGVEEDLESSLEQAAEAAPASAPAVSLAEQLARVHAEEGAEIAARRLANWVRSRLRSQAELAALMQQLGQPEALARELAPLAVEWASASKPGELPWLVDQGMALQPQFLMDLPDRVLAVAKKLTFAERSDLASRLLLAFLKQHRTHPEHLAAGLQLARVLATHSNNLEGARKLLAQMAQIYPDDPQPAQLLKQLGLS
- a CDS encoding HAMP domain-containing protein; the encoded protein is MPTRRRGLRLQLTLFYIALSVPALLLIEQIMLGVQFQRCLSELDDGRVQRVLAREAGALAEAMARGIAQPEVDQRLRRFVLELERPRESLGTQAAYVLLELAPHPFAVSLLAPGAPALAPATDGMVHRRWSASLPGQSGTLVLDLAVPSPWDPFGRKLSFEWPIAVAYLALFLVGSAWFLRRRVLARIARIDAAAQAWARGDFAPHLVDRSSDELGQLAADLNRMAADLKALFATRAQLATLEERRRLARDLHDTVKQKVFALSLQLAAAREGSADGARQQQRLAEAAALVEEIQRELADQLRELREDAGAAEDLVPELQRRLDDFARRSGLAVLPNLPAQLSLKPAQTESVLRIVDEALANVWRHSGASHVRLDLLRSDRWVELVVADDGRGGARESPLGMGIGNMRQRAAGLPGGEFALDSREHGTTVRMGFELEATA
- a CDS encoding response regulator transcription factor, giving the protein MKLRVLLVDDHAVVRQGLRAYLELQPDIEVCGESGNAAHAAELAGRLRPDVALVDMVMPGGDGIEATRGIRSASPATQVVILTSLTDEASVRPALEAGAVSYQLKDVAGPELVECIRSAARGESRLHPRIAASLVRTLRGDHKPDPLAHLSARERDVLLLIADGLSNQLIADRLGIGEATVKTHVGNLLAKLELADRTQAAVWAWRHGLVPG
- a CDS encoding DUF3011 domain-containing protein → MKMTRWLAALMLAVSLPLLAQAPGEKAYAPEDLGKLTQPEQVRVLEKQYAEMSGGASLPEDQLEFYLEQIPRGWTYAQITQDMAESLRDRADGNTFPNNPPPGPGPGPGPGPGQGQWTTPGWQQPFPGRGQVVLCESRDGRYRECLTGFRNVPTIERQLSSTRCVEGRNWGHRPGVVWVSGGCRARFIEGAPVAVGQLPEITCSSVRGYRECNVAFRGVAVMLRQLSGSSLCVEGRTWGQRPGVIWVDRGCGGVFAEGYRSSGGFYDPDRYDAFTTECASLDGRYALCSWDQRQGQPYLLEQYSRQPCVEGVSWGYSPRRGLWVDRGCRARFGAGK